The Dehalogenimonas lykanthroporepellens BL-DC-9 genome includes a window with the following:
- a CDS encoding ATP synthase F1, delta subunit (KEGG: dev:DhcVS_500 ATP synthase F1, delta subunit~TIGRFAM: ATP synthase F1, delta subunit~PFAM: H+transporting two-sector ATPase delta (OSCP) subunit) yields MAKRAYALALRYGQAVFEIAEAEDAFDSWPKDLQLMAQVVADRDILFFLESPKVSLDGKRQVLAGQLKAVKPEVVNLVLSLASRNQLGILPDIISDFQRRLDDKMGVAHAAVASAVPLSQKELDNIREKLGEMFGRKVEVTARVDESLLGGIVARVGDKVIDGSLSRRLRILKQEINQARL; encoded by the coding sequence TTGGCAAAAAGAGCATATGCTTTAGCTTTGCGTTACGGTCAGGCGGTTTTCGAAATCGCCGAGGCTGAGGACGCTTTTGACAGCTGGCCGAAAGACCTGCAATTGATGGCGCAGGTGGTTGCCGACCGGGACATCCTCTTTTTTCTGGAAAGCCCCAAGGTTTCTCTTGACGGCAAACGGCAGGTGTTGGCCGGGCAGTTGAAAGCTGTCAAACCGGAGGTCGTCAATCTGGTGCTGTCACTGGCGTCCCGCAACCAACTGGGCATACTGCCGGATATCATCAGTGACTTTCAGCGGCGCCTGGATGACAAGATGGGGGTGGCTCACGCCGCTGTTGCTTCAGCGGTACCGCTGAGCCAGAAGGAACTGGATAATATCCGGGAAAAACTGGGCGAGATGTTCGGCCGGAAAGTGGAAGTAACCGCCAGGGTCGACGAGTCGCTGTTGGGCGGTATCGTTGCCCGAGTCGGGGACAAGGTAATCGACGGCAGTCTGTCGCGCCGTCTGCGTATTCTCAAACAGGAAATCAATCAGGCCAGGCTGTAA
- a CDS encoding ATP synthase F1, gamma subunit (KEGG: deh:cbdb_A537 ATP synthase F1, gamma subunit~TIGRFAM: ATP synthase F1, gamma subunit~PFAM: H+transporting two-sector ATPase gamma subunit), whose protein sequence is MANLRAIRLRIRGVKNIAKITRAMEMIAASKMRRAQDRGLAGRPYREKITQVIASLSAVSGGEAVHPLLAKRPVKKVMVVHITPDRGLSGGLVGNINRATLAFIQERKGTPTNFVVVGKKGLDFMRRAQREIAAEFTNMSDKPTMQDTLPISRVVIDDFTAGKVDEVWVAYSQFVSTMVQKPSLEKLLPVEPEEADGQSNIEYLYEPDAATVLGSLLPSYVEMKIFQLLLESIASEQSARMVAMRNATQNANELTEELTLEYNKARQESITGDLLDIVGGVAALA, encoded by the coding sequence ATGGCGAATTTGAGAGCTATCCGGCTGCGCATCCGTGGCGTTAAGAATATCGCCAAAATTACGCGCGCCATGGAAATGATTGCCGCCTCCAAGATGCGGCGGGCGCAGGATCGCGGTCTGGCCGGTCGGCCCTACCGGGAAAAGATAACCCAGGTCATCGCCTCTCTCTCTGCCGTTTCCGGCGGTGAGGCGGTTCATCCGCTGTTGGCCAAAAGGCCGGTCAAGAAGGTGATGGTCGTTCATATTACCCCCGACCGGGGTCTCTCCGGCGGGCTGGTGGGCAACATTAACCGGGCCACCCTGGCCTTCATTCAGGAACGCAAGGGTACGCCGACCAACTTCGTGGTGGTTGGTAAGAAAGGCCTGGACTTCATGCGGCGAGCGCAACGGGAGATTGCCGCCGAATTCACCAACATGAGTGACAAGCCGACTATGCAGGATACCCTGCCGATTTCCCGGGTGGTCATCGATGACTTCACCGCCGGCAAGGTGGACGAGGTGTGGGTGGCTTACTCTCAGTTCGTGTCCACCATGGTGCAGAAGCCGTCGCTGGAAAAGCTGTTACCGGTTGAACCCGAAGAAGCTGACGGGCAGTCAAATATCGAGTATCTGTACGAGCCCGATGCGGCCACCGTGCTGGGCTCGCTGTTGCCCAGCTATGTGGAAATGAAGATATTCCAGTTGTTACTGGAATCCATCGCCAGTGAGCAGTCGGCGCGGATGGTGGCCATGAGAAACGCCACTCAGAACGCCAACGAGCTGACTGAGGAACTTACCCTTGAATACAACAAGGCCCGGC
- a CDS encoding ATP synthase F1, alpha subunit (KEGG: det:DET0562 F0F1 ATP synthase subunit alpha~TIGRFAM: ATP synthase F1, alpha subunit~PFAM: H+transporting two-sector ATPase alpha/beta subunit central region; H+transporting two-sector ATPase alpha/beta subunit domain protein): protein MSQRGLDIVSVIKEQIENFGSDIAVADVGTVIEVGDGIARIHGLASAEYNELLEFPGGVMGIALNLEEDSVAAILLGEDTFIKEGDEVRRTNRIVEVPVGEEMIGRVVNPLGQPIDGKGPLKTTKRRAVERVAPNVVTRQSVDTPVQTGIKSIDAMIPVGRGQRELIIGDRSTGKTAVAIDTIINQKGGDLICIYVAIGQKTSKIAQTVGILEKYGAMEHTIVVAASASDPVAFQYIAPYAGCAMGEEFMDNGKEALIVYDDLTKHAWAYRQLSLLLRRPPGREAYPGDVFYLHSRLLERAAKLNKDNGGGSLTALPVIETQAQDVSAYVPTNVISITDGQIYLEPDLFNAGVRPALNVGISVSRVGSAAQTKAIKKVAGKLKLEMSQYQALAAFAQFGTSELDKATKAQLERGQRITEVLKQPQYKPVAMENQVIIFYALLNGFLDDVEVANVSKFETELYQFIEANYADIPKTIAKDKELSGDTEKALAEALKEFKKSFVV, encoded by the coding sequence GTGTCACAACGAGGACTCGATATTGTATCAGTCATTAAGGAACAGATAGAGAACTTCGGTTCCGATATCGCCGTAGCCGATGTCGGCACGGTTATCGAGGTCGGCGACGGTATCGCCCGCATTCACGGTCTGGCCTCCGCGGAGTACAATGAACTCCTGGAGTTTCCCGGCGGTGTGATGGGCATCGCCCTGAACCTGGAAGAAGATTCGGTGGCGGCGATCCTGCTGGGTGAGGATACCTTCATTAAAGAAGGTGACGAGGTGCGGCGCACTAACCGCATCGTCGAGGTGCCGGTCGGCGAGGAAATGATCGGCCGGGTGGTTAACCCGCTGGGTCAGCCTATCGATGGCAAGGGCCCGCTGAAAACCACCAAACGCCGGGCCGTGGAACGGGTGGCGCCCAACGTGGTGACCCGGCAGAGCGTGGATACGCCGGTGCAGACCGGCATCAAGTCCATCGACGCCATGATTCCCGTCGGCCGCGGCCAGCGCGAACTTATCATCGGCGACCGTTCGACCGGTAAGACGGCGGTGGCCATCGATACCATTATCAATCAAAAGGGCGGCGACCTCATCTGCATCTATGTCGCCATCGGTCAGAAGACCTCCAAGATAGCCCAGACGGTGGGCATCCTGGAAAAATACGGTGCCATGGAACATACCATTGTGGTAGCCGCTTCGGCTTCGGACCCCGTCGCTTTCCAGTACATTGCGCCCTATGCCGGCTGTGCCATGGGCGAGGAGTTCATGGACAACGGCAAGGAAGCCCTTATCGTTTATGATGACCTGACAAAACACGCCTGGGCTTACCGGCAGTTGTCGCTGTTGCTCAGACGGCCGCCCGGACGCGAAGCCTACCCGGGTGACGTCTTCTACCTGCACAGCCGGTTGCTGGAACGCGCCGCCAAGCTGAACAAGGACAATGGGGGCGGCTCACTGACGGCTCTGCCGGTTATCGAAACCCAGGCGCAGGACGTGTCAGCTTATGTACCTACCAACGTTATTTCAATTACCGACGGCCAGATTTACCTGGAGCCCGACCTGTTCAATGCCGGCGTCCGTCCGGCCCTGAACGTCGGTATCTCGGTGTCCCGTGTAGGGTCGGCGGCTCAGACCAAGGCCATCAAGAAGGTGGCGGGTAAACTGAAGCTGGAAATGAGTCAGTACCAGGCGCTGGCGGCTTTCGCTCAGTTCGGTACCTCCGAACTGGATAAAGCCACCAAGGCCCAGCTTGAACGCGGTCAGCGTATTACCGAGGTGCTCAAGCAACCCCAGTACAAGCCGGTGGCCATGGAAAACCAGGTCATTATCTTCTACGCGTTGCTCAACGGCTTTTTGGACGATGTGGAGGTGGCCAACGTTTCCAAGTTCGAGACTGAACTGTATCAGTTCATCGAGGCCAACTACGCCGATATCCCCAAGACCATCGCCAAGGACAAGGAACTCAGCGGTGATACGGAGAAGGCGCTGGCTGAGGCGTTGAAAGAGTTCAAGAAGAGTTTTGTGGTCTAA